One Rhodospirillaceae bacterium genomic window carries:
- a CDS encoding FtsQ-type POTRA domain-containing protein has translation MSILNWFTGNEDSSPKRGQPRRRVVPVWRRRGALIALVAILLATAAGGGMWTWNNGVIGRAADQAKWNLIALSGKLGFTVEDVLVVGRSQTTREELMKAVRLARGAPILAYDLEEARRRIEVLPWIGSASVERMLPDTILLSVVERQPLALWQSQGRFSLIDHMGKVILNQSIERFSDLLVVVGEDAPKNAAALLDVLQTQPQLMDLAKSAVRVGERRWNVRLRGDIDVRLPAEHAAAAWSRLAEYESRHGILSRDVKVLDLRLPDRLIVRKTPNGPEIKIPPERET, from the coding sequence ATGAGTATATTGAACTGGTTTACAGGAAACGAAGACTCATCACCCAAGCGTGGACAGCCGCGCCGCCGGGTCGTGCCGGTTTGGCGCAGGCGCGGCGCCCTGATCGCCCTGGTTGCGATTTTGCTGGCTACGGCGGCGGGTGGCGGCATGTGGACGTGGAACAACGGGGTTATTGGCCGGGCTGCTGATCAGGCCAAATGGAACCTGATCGCTTTGTCCGGAAAACTCGGCTTCACGGTCGAAGATGTTCTTGTTGTTGGCCGTTCCCAGACAACCCGCGAGGAATTGATGAAGGCCGTCAGGCTGGCCCGCGGCGCACCCATTCTGGCTTACGACCTTGAGGAAGCACGCCGTCGTATCGAGGTCTTGCCCTGGATCGGCAGCGCCTCTGTCGAACGGATGCTGCCTGACACGATTTTGCTGAGTGTTGTTGAACGCCAGCCATTGGCGTTGTGGCAAAGTCAGGGTCGCTTCAGTCTTATCGATCACATGGGAAAAGTTATTTTAAATCAAAGCATTGAACGTTTCTCCGATCTGCTGGTCGTGGTCGGCGAAGACGCGCCAAAGAACGCTGCCGCCCTGCTCGATGTTCTGCAAACCCAGCCGCAGTTGATGGATTTGGCAAAATCCGCCGTCAGGGTCGGGGAAAGGCGCTGGAATGTACGCTTACGTGGCGACATTGATGTCCGCCTGCCAGCCGAACATGCTGCCGCCGCCTGGTCGCGGTTGGCCGAGTATGAAAGTCGTCACGGAATCCTAAGTCGCGACGTCAAGGTGCTCGACCTGAGACTTCCTGACAGGCTGATCGTCAGAAAAACCCCGAATGGCCCGGAAATAAAAATCCCGCCGGAAAGGGAGACCTGA
- the ftsA gene encoding cell division protein FtsA, whose protein sequence is MGGVDQNKVRSGLVAALDLGTTKACCLIAKPAGEGGFEVVGIGHQVSHGLRSGAIIDMERTEATIRSTVEAAEQMTGENIRHVIVNVSCGAPQSRLIAYEVSIAGHEIGDNDLRRLLDPAGLPEAEKNERELIHLIPVGYSVDGNKGVRDPRGLHGERLGVNMHIISAATGPLRNLEQAVARCHLDICGKVVTPYASALSCIAEDETNLGVTCIDMGGGSTSISVFFDGELVHIDSIPVGGLHVTNDIARGLSTPLVHAERMKTLYGSAIPTPSDDHEIIKVPLIGEEESGETNQVPRSVLIGIIRPRIEETFEMIRGRLVDAGFDKVAGRRIVLTGGASQLPGVREMAASILDKQVRHGRPRPIQGLAESVSGPAFATSAGLLHFAFNNPAEEAKSAYRPVNEPSGRFARLGQWLRENF, encoded by the coding sequence ATGGGTGGTGTTGACCAGAACAAGGTTCGTTCGGGCCTTGTCGCTGCCCTTGATCTGGGAACGACAAAAGCCTGTTGCCTTATCGCCAAACCAGCCGGTGAAGGTGGGTTTGAAGTCGTCGGTATTGGCCATCAGGTTTCCCACGGTTTGCGTTCGGGGGCCATTATCGACATGGAACGTACCGAAGCGACGATCCGCTCAACTGTCGAGGCAGCTGAACAAATGACGGGCGAGAACATTCGCCATGTCATCGTCAATGTTTCGTGTGGCGCTCCCCAGTCCAGGCTGATCGCGTACGAAGTTTCCATTGCCGGCCATGAAATCGGCGATAACGACCTCAGGCGTCTGTTGGATCCCGCAGGCTTACCAGAAGCAGAGAAGAATGAGCGTGAACTGATCCACTTAATTCCGGTTGGATACAGCGTCGATGGCAACAAAGGTGTGCGTGACCCGCGCGGTCTTCACGGTGAGCGTCTTGGTGTCAATATGCACATTATTAGCGCCGCAACCGGGCCGCTTCGCAATCTTGAGCAAGCCGTTGCACGTTGTCATCTGGACATCTGCGGCAAGGTGGTAACGCCTTATGCATCGGCGCTTTCCTGCATTGCCGAAGATGAAACCAATCTGGGCGTTACCTGTATTGACATGGGCGGTGGATCAACCTCGATATCGGTGTTCTTCGACGGCGAACTGGTTCACATCGACTCCATTCCCGTTGGCGGACTTCATGTCACCAACGATATCGCGCGCGGGCTTTCGACACCTCTGGTCCACGCCGAACGCATGAAAACCCTTTACGGCAGCGCTATTCCAACACCTTCGGACGATCATGAAATCATCAAGGTTCCGCTGATCGGTGAAGAGGAAAGTGGTGAGACCAATCAGGTTCCGCGTTCGGTCCTGATCGGCATCATTCGCCCGCGTATTGAAGAAACCTTTGAGATGATCCGTGGTCGCCTGGTTGATGCCGGTTTTGACAAGGTCGCAGGACGCCGCATCGTCCTTACCGGCGGCGCATCGCAACTTCCCGGTGTTCGCGAGATGGCCGCATCGATTCTCGATAAACAGGTTCGTCATGGCAGACCAAGGCCCATTCAGGGACTCGCTGAATCCGTTTCCGGGCCAGCGTTCGCAACATCTGCGGGGCTGTTGCACTTCGCATTTAACAACCCGGCCGAAGAAGCAAAAAGCGCTTATCGGCCAGTCAATGAGCCGAGCGGCCGATTTGCTCGTCTCGGCCAATGGTTAAGGGAGAATTTTTAA
- the ftsZ gene encoding cell division protein FtsZ has product MSINLTIPNSDTPQLKPRITVFGVGGAGGNAVNNMIEKQLEGVDFVVANTDAQALSQSKADGCIQLGATITQGLGAGSKPEVGRAAAEESLAELEEQIKDSHMVFIAAGMGGGTGTGAAPVVARAAKERGILTVGVVTKPFQFEGMHRYKLAEAGIEDLEQFVDTLIVIPNQNLFRVANEQTTFADAFNMADEVLYSGVRGVTDLMVMPGLINLDFADIRSVMSEMGKAMMGTGEAEGERRALDAAEAAIANPLLDDCSMAGAKGVLINITGGQDMTLFEADEAANRIRSEVDTDAYIIFGSTFDDSLEGYIRVSVVATGMDREAMAAPAQTFLSVSSPVARPSVEESAPVAEETPATPAVAEVATTETVEDQSIVDLAGMATASTQNAALEEFIDLDIPTAESTRAALDIAEAEEEISEEEEISESVEEPVAEPEAEVAEEQVIDQGEPAPATPGQNEEDVFIPDSPMSATGEEAVTPADPFAAAAMANGAQSQEEKPAASAAKAKGMGLFARVTGLAGGKAETSETVEPVMFKPKAPMPTPAPVLAASPEPVPEPAPEPAEEQVSLGGLDQSDRLESSQPEEDLLDIPAFLRRQAN; this is encoded by the coding sequence ATGAGCATCAATCTGACAATACCGAACAGTGATACACCGCAACTAAAACCACGCATTACCGTCTTTGGCGTTGGCGGCGCAGGCGGAAATGCGGTCAACAACATGATCGAAAAACAACTCGAAGGTGTCGATTTTGTCGTCGCCAACACCGATGCCCAGGCCTTGTCGCAGTCAAAGGCCGATGGTTGCATCCAACTGGGGGCAACCATCACCCAAGGACTGGGTGCAGGTTCCAAACCGGAAGTCGGGCGTGCAGCAGCTGAAGAATCCCTTGCCGAGCTCGAAGAGCAAATCAAGGATTCCCATATGGTGTTCATCGCCGCTGGCATGGGCGGGGGAACCGGAACCGGTGCCGCCCCGGTTGTTGCCAGGGCCGCCAAGGAACGTGGCATTCTGACCGTTGGTGTCGTTACCAAACCCTTCCAGTTCGAGGGTATGCACCGCTATAAACTGGCTGAAGCCGGTATTGAGGACCTTGAGCAGTTCGTTGATACCCTGATCGTTATTCCCAACCAGAACCTGTTCAGGGTCGCAAACGAGCAAACCACCTTCGCCGACGCTTTCAATATGGCCGACGAAGTTCTGTATTCGGGTGTCCGCGGGGTCACCGACCTGATGGTCATGCCGGGCCTGATCAATCTCGATTTTGCCGATATTCGGTCAGTAATGAGCGAAATGGGCAAGGCGATGATGGGAACAGGCGAGGCCGAAGGCGAACGCCGGGCTCTCGACGCTGCGGAAGCGGCGATTGCTAATCCGTTGCTTGATGATTGCTCAATGGCTGGCGCCAAGGGTGTTTTGATCAACATCACCGGTGGCCAGGATATGACCCTGTTTGAAGCCGATGAGGCGGCAAACCGGATCAGATCGGAAGTCGACACCGATGCCTACATCATCTTTGGTTCGACCTTCGATGACAGCCTTGAAGGTTATATCAGGGTTTCTGTTGTCGCCACCGGCATGGATCGCGAAGCCATGGCGGCGCCGGCCCAAACCTTCCTGTCAGTTTCTTCACCCGTCGCCCGTCCAAGCGTCGAAGAAAGCGCCCCGGTCGCTGAAGAGACACCGGCGACACCGGCGGTGGCTGAAGTCGCGACCACGGAAACGGTGGAAGATCAGTCAATTGTCGACCTTGCAGGCATGGCTACCGCATCAACGCAAAACGCGGCCCTGGAGGAATTCATCGATCTTGATATTCCCACCGCTGAATCGACACGGGCGGCCCTCGATATTGCCGAAGCCGAAGAAGAGATCAGTGAGGAAGAAGAGATCAGTGAGAGCGTCGAGGAGCCGGTTGCTGAACCCGAAGCAGAAGTTGCCGAGGAACAGGTGATTGATCAAGGTGAACCAGCCCCTGCAACCCCGGGACAAAATGAAGAAGACGTCTTCATTCCCGATTCACCCATGAGCGCAACCGGTGAGGAAGCTGTTACACCAGCCGATCCCTTCGCCGCTGCGGCCATGGCAAACGGCGCCCAAAGCCAGGAAGAAAAACCGGCTGCCAGCGCCGCAAAAGCGAAAGGCATGGGCCTGTTCGCACGGGTTACCGGGCTGGCTGGCGGAAAAGCCGAGACCAGTGAGACGGTGGAACCTGTGATGTTCAAGCCAAAAGCACCGATGCCGACCCCGGCGCCGGTACTGGCCGCGAGCCCGGAACCGGTTCCTGAGCCCGCCCCGGAGCCAGCTGAAGAGCAGGTAAGTCTGGGTGGTCTCGATCAGTCCGACCGCCTGGAATCTTCTCAGCCCGAGGAGGATTTGCTTGATATTCCGGCATTCCTGCGTCGTCAGGCTAACTGA
- a CDS encoding UDP-3-O-acyl-N-acetylglucosamine deacetylase: MIKQKTFKSSISCTGVALHSGDKVSMTLMPGEPGSGIVFKRTDIPGAGASIPATWDNVVETTMCTTLGNKDGVTIATVEHLMAALGGSGIDNAVIEVNGPEVPVMDGSAAPFVFLVECAGTVEQDAPRRFIRVLKAITVEDGSSVASLVPAESFSIDFDIDFESAAISRQSISIGMAGEAFKNEVSRARTFGFLHEVEALRAAGLAKGGSLDNAVVVSGDKVINEDGLRYTDEFVRHKVLDAVGDLYLAGGGLLGHFHGVCTGHASNNKLLQALFADDEAWCYENMPAASRTAKKSRRVWSGDVSAPAIAATA, translated from the coding sequence ATGATTAAGCAGAAGACCTTCAAGAGTTCCATCAGTTGCACCGGCGTCGCCCTTCATTCTGGCGACAAGGTTTCCATGACCCTTATGCCAGGCGAGCCGGGTAGCGGCATCGTTTTCAAACGCACGGATATTCCCGGTGCTGGCGCCAGCATTCCGGCGACCTGGGACAATGTTGTTGAGACGACCATGTGTACGACCCTGGGTAACAAAGACGGCGTCACCATTGCCACTGTTGAACACCTGATGGCGGCATTAGGCGGATCGGGTATCGATAATGCGGTGATCGAGGTTAATGGCCCGGAAGTTCCGGTCATGGATGGCAGCGCCGCTCCGTTTGTTTTTCTTGTTGAATGTGCCGGTACCGTTGAGCAGGACGCACCGCGTCGCTTTATCCGTGTTCTCAAGGCCATAACAGTCGAAGACGGCTCATCGGTCGCCAGTCTTGTCCCGGCAGAGAGCTTCAGCATCGATTTCGATATTGATTTTGAAAGCGCCGCCATTTCCCGCCAGTCGATTTCAATCGGCATGGCTGGTGAAGCCTTTAAAAATGAAGTCTCACGTGCCCGTACTTTCGGCTTCCTGCACGAAGTTGAAGCCCTGCGCGCCGCAGGACTGGCCAAGGGTGGTTCGCTTGATAACGCCGTTGTCGTCAGTGGTGACAAGGTCATTAACGAAGACGGCCTGCGTTACACGGATGAATTCGTCCGTCACAAGGTTCTTGATGCCGTTGGCGACCTTTATCTTGCCGGTGGTGGACTGCTGGGCCATTTTCATGGTGTGTGCACAGGTCACGCTTCCAATAACAAACTGCTTCAGGCGCTGTTTGCCGATGATGAAGCCTGGTGCTACGAAAACATGCCCGCAGCCAGCCGTACTGCCAAAAAATCGCGCCGTGTTTGGTCCGGCGATGTTTCAGCACCGGCAATTGCGGCGACGGCCTGA
- a CDS encoding outer membrane protein assembly factor BamD gives MNRHVKTRHFGLLFVFAGLFLVAACTADEGLPEYVERPVDEIYNDALSVLQEGDYKDAAIMFDEVERQHPYSTWATKAQLMSAYSYYQDDSYDSAVVALDRFIQLHPSSPDVPYAYYLKALCYYEQISDITRDQKMTELAMLTLDELVKRFPSSKYAKDAKLKLDLTRDHLAGKEMEIGRYYLKQGQYLASLNRFKIVIDNYQSTTHVPEALHRLAESYVALGVTLEAQKVAAVLGHNFPGSEWYADAYGLVEGKIVKPKEDDPWYRLW, from the coding sequence ATGAACCGTCATGTCAAAACACGCCACTTTGGCCTCCTGTTTGTCTTTGCAGGGCTGTTCCTTGTTGCCGCCTGTACCGCCGATGAAGGGCTGCCGGAATATGTTGAACGCCCGGTCGATGAAATTTACAACGACGCCCTGAGTGTCCTTCAGGAAGGTGACTACAAGGATGCCGCCATTATGTTCGACGAGGTCGAACGCCAGCATCCCTATTCAACCTGGGCGACCAAGGCGCAGCTTATGTCTGCCTACAGTTACTATCAGGATGATTCTTACGATAGCGCCGTTGTCGCACTTGACCGCTTCATCCAGTTGCATCCTTCAAGCCCCGATGTGCCTTACGCCTATTATCTAAAGGCGCTTTGTTATTACGAGCAGATTTCCGACATTACCCGCGATCAGAAAATGACCGAACTGGCGATGTTGACTCTTGATGAGCTGGTCAAACGTTTCCCGTCATCGAAATACGCCAAGGATGCCAAGCTGAAGCTTGATCTGACCCGCGATCACCTGGCCGGGAAAGAGATGGAAATCGGCCGCTATTATCTGAAACAAGGACAATACCTGGCTTCATTAAATCGTTTTAAAATCGTCATCGACAATTATCAAAGCACCACCCATGTGCCGGAAGCCCTGCACCGGTTGGCCGAATCTTATGTGGCCCTCGGCGTCACGCTGGAGGCGCAAAAGGTCGCCGCCGTGCTGGGTCATAATTTTCCGGGCAGCGAGTGGTATGCGGACGCCTACGGTTTGGTCGAAGGCAAGATCGTCAAACCTAAGGAAGACGATCCCTGGTACAGGCTGTGGTAA